From the genome of Vibrio navarrensis, one region includes:
- a CDS encoding NCS2 family permease has product MLERLFKLSENGTNVRTEIIAGVTTFLTMAYIIFVNPAILADAGMDRGAVFVATCLAAAIGCFIMGLWANYPIAQAPGMGLNAFFTYAVVLGMGYTWQVALAAVFVSGVLFILLSIFKIREWIINSIPHALRTGISAGIGLFLAFIALKNAGIVVDNPATLVSIGHITSLAPVLAAIGFFLTIALVHRGVKGAVMIAILAVTGLGLVFGDVQWAGVMSTPPSIAPTFLQLDFSAVFEVGMISVVFAFLFVDLFDTAGTLVGVATKAELIKEDGKIPRLNKALLADSTATSVGALLGTSNTTSYIESVAGVAAGGRTGLTAVVVGVLFLLALFFSPLAGMIPAYATSGALFYVAILMLSGLVSIDWRDLTEAAPVVVTCLLMPLTFSIAEGISLGFIAYAAIKLFSGKGRDVSLSVWVMAAIFIVKYLFA; this is encoded by the coding sequence ATGCTCGAAAGGCTATTTAAACTCAGTGAAAATGGCACCAATGTGCGCACTGAGATCATCGCAGGTGTGACCACCTTTTTAACGATGGCTTACATCATTTTTGTTAACCCAGCGATTCTTGCCGATGCAGGAATGGATCGTGGAGCGGTATTCGTTGCAACCTGTCTTGCTGCGGCGATTGGTTGTTTCATTATGGGCCTGTGGGCGAATTATCCGATCGCGCAAGCGCCAGGTATGGGTCTAAATGCCTTCTTTACCTACGCGGTAGTGTTAGGGATGGGCTACACTTGGCAAGTTGCGCTGGCGGCGGTGTTTGTCTCTGGTGTGCTGTTCATCTTGCTAAGCATCTTTAAGATCCGTGAGTGGATCATCAACTCCATTCCACATGCACTGAGAACGGGTATCTCTGCGGGTATCGGTCTATTTCTTGCCTTTATCGCGCTCAAGAATGCGGGCATTGTCGTTGATAACCCAGCCACCTTGGTGTCAATTGGCCACATTACTTCGCTGGCTCCGGTTTTGGCGGCTATCGGTTTCTTCCTTACTATCGCTTTGGTGCATCGCGGTGTCAAAGGCGCAGTAATGATCGCTATTCTTGCGGTAACCGGATTAGGTCTGGTTTTTGGCGACGTGCAATGGGCGGGTGTGATGTCAACGCCGCCAAGTATTGCTCCGACTTTCTTACAGCTAGATTTCTCCGCGGTATTTGAAGTGGGCATGATTTCGGTGGTGTTTGCTTTCCTTTTCGTTGACCTGTTTGATACTGCTGGCACCTTAGTCGGCGTTGCAACTAAAGCGGAACTGATCAAAGAAGACGGCAAAATCCCTCGTCTAAACAAAGCACTGCTTGCGGACTCGACGGCAACTTCGGTTGGTGCTCTGTTGGGTACTTCCAATACAACCTCTTACATTGAGAGTGTGGCTGGTGTAGCGGCAGGTGGTCGTACTGGTTTGACTGCGGTCGTGGTGGGCGTTTTATTCCTGCTGGCACTGTTCTTCTCTCCTCTTGCTGGCATGATCCCAGCTTACGCTACCTCGGGTGCTCTTTTCTATGTAGCGATCTTGATGCTTTCGGGCCTAGTGAGCATTGATTGGCGCGACCTCACCGAAGCAGCGCCAGTGGTAGTAACCTGCCTGCTCATGCCTTTAACGTTCTCTATCGCAGAAGGCATTTCGCTTGGATTTATCGCTTACGCGGCCATTAAGCTGTTCAGTGGTAAAGGGCGTGATGTCTCTTTGAGTGTATGGGTGATGGCGGCGATCTTTATCGTTAAGTATCTTTTCGCTTAA